A single Fusarium oxysporum Fo47 chromosome IV, complete sequence DNA region contains:
- a CDS encoding mitochondrial small ribosomal subunit Rsm22-domain-containing protein has product MLSARRIRNACPRCSASSLTVSSRFYSTSTPLLRPQHISSSRYLQPNRNAAITQAFSTSRCLRQDTQTTGQASPEEIEQVVRDAKQRFRDTLPKGYLNDEEYAVYERLYGAPLRETRPEDVGIPEHADMGPQPPRPDNEGILLRQLEGGEFEEVTYEIPMNESVEDINEPIPETDLEDRAIGQMVPGYVDLVARSQREYDALQKLSEDFKVAQQKQQEAEDEAAAQEEIGMERLEEDTEATWPEEYEHSERVTGEEARFHPLTLEGRFWGSPIEILLPQDEMVMPIRDLLQRTHIDHVKSAAETAFGGPGLPLSPATPEAKRNGNMFGVGLPADQRHMTEIEGDAFLAGFMPPAYASVMATLKEVRKRVGSKWLQSKLKDGSGMSVLDAGSGGAGLIAWDEIVRAEWDLLKEKGEVKGDNPPGKRTVIIGSDRLRHRTKTFLENTTFLPRLPDYEHSGEMKGEHLDAGSKPQPRKSYDVIIASHLFLKEEQDHYRQAVLNKLWTLLNKDGGVLIVLEKAHPRGFEAVAHVRDTVLRQFLLPQSGEPELDSEDFNPAYQREKELGYVVAPCTNQGLCPMYQTPGKSKGRKDFCHFSQRFVRPAFYSRMLGNSTRNQGEVEFSYVAFRRGVAKERSISGKEAANRAFEGYEHSDEKPDMQSLPRSIMPPLKKKGHVTLDFCTPEGKLERWTVTKSQSKLAYHDARKSRWGDLWALGAKTRVPRNARAGKGPDDGGKRAGQGKKPRKVEIVMGPGGISASEKNAPRERRGKNKMDKKSRLIKEILEAEEEEERIIAKQMDEEVEAELQDDSDRRGRS; this is encoded by the coding sequence ATGTTGTCGGCCAGAAGGATCCGAAATGCTTGTCCGAGGTGTAGTGCTTCTTCTTTAACGGTATCTTCACGGTTTTATTCTACTTCCACTCCTTTACTTCGCCCACAGCATATTTCTTCCTCCCGTTACTTGCAGCCCAATAGGAACGCAGCAATTACACAGGCATTTTCGACGTCAAGATGTTTGCGACAAGACACACAAACAACGGGACAAGCGTCGCCGGAGGAAATTGAGCAAGTTGTTCGAGACGCGAAACAGAGATTTCGAGATACTTTACCAAAAGGATACCTTAACGATGAAGAATATGCGGTATACGAACGATTATACGGTGCGCCGCTACGTGAGACGAGACCTGAAGATGTCGGTATTCCAGAGCATGCGGACATGGGACCACAACCCCCACGGCCAGATAATGAAGGTATTCTATTGAGGCAGCTTGAGGGTGGCGAATTTGAAGAGGTCACTTACGAAATTCCTATGAATGAGAGTGTTGAGGACATAAACGAGCCAATTCCGGAAACCGACTTGGAGGACCGCGCAATCGGCCAAATGGTACCAGGCTACGTCGATTTAGTTGCCAGAAGCCAACGAGAATACGATGCACTACAGAAGCTTTCAGAGGACTTCAAGGTCGCACAGCAGAAGCAacaagaggctgaagatgaagcggCGGCTCAGGAAGAAATAGGGATGGAACGGCTGGAGGAAGATACAGAAGCGACTTGGCCTGAGGAGTATGAGCATAGTGAGCGGGTCACTGGCGAGGAGGCGCGATTTCACCCCTTGACTCTGGAGGGTCGCTTCTGGGGAAGTCCCATTGAGATTCTCTTGCCACAGGACGAAATGGTCATGCCGATTCGTGATCTTCTACAGCGAACCCATATCGATCACGTCAAGAGTGCCGCCGAAACTGCGTTTGGCGGTCCAGGTCTTCCTCTGTCTCCTGCGACACCTGAAGCCAAGAGGAATGGAAATATGTTTGGTGTTGGCCTTCCAGCAGATCAGCGACATATGACTGAGATTGAAGGCGATGCTTTCCTTGCAGGCTTCATGCCGCCAGCCTATGCCTCAGTGATGGCTACCCTCAAAGAAGTTCGCAAGCGAGTTGGCAGCAAGTGGCTTCAGTCCAAACTCAAAGATGGCAGTGGCATGAGCGTTCTTGATGCAGGATCTGGTGGCGCAGGCTTGATTGCCTGGGACGAGATCGTACGAGCAGAATGGGATTTACTCAAGGAAAAGGGCGAAGTCAAGGGGGACAATCCCCCAGGCAAGCGTACAGTCATTATTGGCTCTGATCGTTTACGACACCGCACCAAGACCTTCCTAGAGAACACCACTTTCCTTCCTCGACTTCCCGACTATGAGCACTCAGGAGAGATGAAGGGCGAGCATCTAGATGCGGGTAGCAAGCCTCAACCTCGCAAGAGCTACGATGTTATTATCGCCTCTCATCTCTTTCTGAAGGAAGAGCAGGACCACTATCGACAAGCAGTCCTTAACAAACTCTGGACCTTACTAAACAAAGACGGCGGTGTTCTGATTGTCCTAGAGAAGGCCCATCCTCGAGGATTTGAGGCTGTTGCTCATGTTCGAGACACCGTCCTCCGGCAGTTCCTTTTGCCTCAATCTGGAGAACCAGAGCTTGATAGCGAGGACTTCAACCCTGCTTATCAACGCGAAAAGGAGCTCGGATATGTTGTTGCCCCCTGTACTAACCAGGGGCTGTGCCCGATGTACCAGACTCCTGGTAAGAGCAAAGGCCGCAAGGATTTCTGCCATTTTAGTCAGAGATTTGTACGTCCTGCGTTCTATTCTCGAATGCTTGGAAACAGCACGAGAAACCAGGGTGAGGTGGAGTTCAGCTATGTGGCCTTTAGACGTGGCGTTGCCAAGGAGCGGTCTATAAGCGGTAAAGAGGCAGCAAACCGGGCCTTCGAAGGATACGAACACTCTGACGAAAAGCCCGACATGCAGAGCCTGCCGCGATCTATCATGCCtccgttgaagaagaagggccaTGTTACCCTTGACTTCTGCACACCGGAAGGCAAGCTTGAGAGATGGACCGTTACCAAGAGCCAAAGCAAACTCGCATACCACGATGCTCGCAAGTCACGATGGGGCGACCTTTGGGCTCTTGGAGCTAAGACGCGAGTTCCACGCAACGCTCGTGCTGGCAAGGGGCCCGACGACGGTGGTAAACGAGCCGGACAAGGCAAGAAGCCCAGAAAGGTCGAGATTGTCATGGGGCCTGGCGGTATCAGTGCCAGCGAGAAGAACGCCCCTCGTGAGCGTCGTGGAAAGAAcaagatggacaagaagAGCCGCCTTATCAAGGAGATTCTCGAggcggaggaagaggaagagagaataATCGCCAAGCaaatggatgaagaagtagAGGCTGAACTGCAAGACGACTCTGACAGAAGAGGTCGATCATAG
- a CDS encoding thioredoxin — MSGPINIASEPEWSSLLSGTNVVIADFYADWCGPCKMIAPTFEALAKEHSRPKKVAFAKVNVDNQSGIARAQGVSAMPTFKIFHNGTCIETIKGANPPALTAAINNAVKLGGPATGNVFKTPGRTLGGESRSASLSKQWNLKGFFDALIAFFGLYFVSLFTFDPYKSAEESPFNLHRKPAPRNAGGSQSAGGARAPPRSSFKTLADLGGD; from the exons ATGAGCGGCCCCATTAACATTGCTTCTGAGCCCGAATGGAGTAGTCTCCTCTCGGGTACAAATGTGGTGATCGCAGATT TCTACGCCGACTGGTGTGGTCCCTGCAAGATGATCGCGCCTACATTCGAAGCTCTCGCCAAAGAACACTCACGCCCGAAGAAGGTTGCCTTTGCAAAGGTCAACGTCGATAACCAGTCCGGCATCGCTCGAGCCCAAGGTGTTTCCGCCATGCCGAccttcaagatcttccacAATGGCACCTGCATCGAGACCATCAAGGGCGCCAACCCTCCCGCTCTTACGGCAGCTATCAATAATGCGGTCAAGCTTGGCGGACCAGCTACTGGCAATGTTTTCAAGACTCCCGGGCGAACGCTCGGTGGCGAGTCACGATCTGCCTCGCTGTCCAAGCAGTGGAACTTGAAAGGCTTTTTCGATGCTCTAATAGCGTTCTTTGGACTATactttgtttctttgttcaCG TTTGACCCGTATAAGTCAGCGGAAGAGAGCCCTTTCAACCTTCATCGTAAACCGGCACCAAGAAACGCTGGTGGCTCGCAGAGCGCCGGTGGTGCCAGAGCTCCTCCACGTTCGTCCTTCAAGACGTTGGCagatcttggtggtgatTAA